The sequence AAGCTTTCCCTCCAAAACTACGAGAAGGTGCAACATCCCTCAAAAGAGAGCTGGATAAGGAAATTCCTGGAGTGAAACTGGTGCAGGATTTCATGGTGAACTTTGAAAACATTTACAATGATTTCACAGGGGGCCAATTAACAGAAATTCTTAATCAGTGGCGTAGACTTTCCAAAACCATTGGATCTTATGTGGAAGTTCACCAGAAAGGCAGAACAGTTCGAGGAGAAGCAGTAGGTATAAGCAAAGAAGGAATTCTCATTCTGGAAATGGACGATGGCAGCTTGCAAAAAGTCATATCCGGAGAATGCATACACTATAAAGGTAAATTATAAATGGAATTGAATACCTATTATTTTTTTTATTAAATAATTTTTTATTAAATTAAGATTACATGAAATTAAGAAATTTTCAGACGTAATTAATTTACAAACCAACCTGAAATTAGATTAATTATCCAAAAGCACATTTAATATTCAAAAGCAGACTTAATATTCAAAAAAACGCTTAATATCTAACCTAAAATTAACTAAAAGGAGTTTTACATGGATCTAAAATATAAAGTAATTCTGTTATTAGTTTTGATAGTTTCTTTGACCACAATGGCATTTTCATACTCACAACTACCATTTTATCCTCCAGATTTTCCTGCGGGACCATCGATAAACTCCGGAGACCGTGTGCTGATTGTGGCACCTCACCCGGATGATGAAGCCATCTGCAATGGAGGAGTGATTCGTTACGCAGTGGAGAACCATATACCAGTTAAGGTGGTGGTGATGACTGATGGTAATGACACCAAAACTTCACCACTTACCAGACATAATGAAACAATCAATGGAACAAAAACACTGGGCCTGAGTGAAGAGAACGTTACATTCCTTGGTTACAAGGATGGAAGTTTGAGAAATCTTCTAAATGATAACTGGGATTACAGTAATCCTTTCACTGCTTCAGATGGTTCCAAACAGGTAACTTATCCCTACGCATTCCAGGAAAATGCCACTTACTGCGGGGCTAACCTGGCTGGGAATCTGGAGACAATAATCACGGATTTTAAACCCACCATTATAATTTATCCCAGTGGAGATGATGAACAGTTTGATCACCAGGCCACCAGCGGTTTTCTAGAGTACGTCACCCAGGAAACAGGGTACAATGGAACTAAATACACCTACCTACTACATTTACCACCTAACTGGCCCAGTCCCAGGAGTTATTATCCAGAATATTATTTGGTCCCACCGAAACAGATGGTGGGAGTTGAAAATGGTCCAGAATGGTATGTATTTAACCTCACCACATTAGAACAACGTTTTAAAGAGCAATCATTCCAGGAATATAAGACCCAAATTGTTCCTTCATCATATCTTCGGTCCTTCCTGCGTAAAAATGAATTATTTGCCAAATATCCAACATTGAATGTATCAAAGTCCACGGATAATTCATCGCTTAATGATTTTGCTGATGGTTCTAAAAATTTAACCGACCTATTCTATGACGCAGCCGGTGATGGGAAATATCAGGGAAACGACAAATCAATGGATATAATATCAGTCGGATTGAAAGTTAATGATGATTCAGTAAATGGAAATTCATGGGTATCCATAAAAACAGTGGGTGAACCTTCCTCAAGTGCTGTGTATGATGTTCACATGAATATTTTCAATACTGGTGGAACTGAAAGGGTGAATATTTCAGTGCACAATGGAACTGCCCAGATGCAGCAGGATGTGAATGGCAATACAACCCGGGGAAATGTTCCCTTAATTGTTAAAAACAATACAATTATAATGGGAATACCTTCTGATCTTTTCAAAAACAATCCCAATTTGATTTTAAGTGTTGATGCAACTAAATCTGGAGCAATAATTGATCAAACACCATGGAGAGTTGTAAAAATCAGTTGAAGCTGGTTAATTGAAGCTATTAACTAAAGCGGGTTAATTAAAAAGGGTTAGCTAGGGGATGTCAATAAAAACCAGTTTACCTGAGATGATTAATCCCCTTACTTATTTTTTAAATTGATTTTATTCAAACTATATAATCAAATGGTAAAATTTTATTCTAACTATTAGTCAAACGGTAAAATTTTATTCTAACTATAGTCAAATGTAACGGTTCAAACAGTGATGGTGGTAATTTCCCCCAAACTACCATTTACTTGGAACTTTTTATCAGTGAACTTTTCTGCAGCATAGATATTGGTGAGGGTGTGCTGGGTTAACTCTGATACTCTGACAGATGATGAACCCGGAAAGGATGATAAACTAGTAGAAGAGGATGAACCAGTAGGGGATGATGAACCAGCAGGAGATGATAACCCCACAAGAGCCAGGTAGGGTATGATCTGATCCCCCATGTACCGGTCCAGGGCTGCTCCCCTTGATAAAAATGATAAAATTTCATCTGCTGCTTCTGTTCCGACTTTTTCTGCTTTTTTACCGGGTTTTCCCAGGGAACTGCCACCAACACAGGGTATGTTTTTATTTTCAACCTCACTCCATAGTACCAGTCCAGAACCAGGACCAAGCGCATTGTTATCATCATCTGACTTTATCTGGATGTCTACTTCATATCCTGCCTTTTTTAGTGTTTTCTCAGCAGATTGGGCCTGCCTGATAGCCACATGGGAAGGGAGCAAGGTGGAGTGGGATATTCCCCGGATAATATCCACTTCCAGGTCGTGGAGATTTAATGGTTTCAGTTTCTTCACTGGTTCAATCCGTGCTTTTAAAATACCCCCGCCACGAGGATAATAACCCCTTTGTAATAATTCCAGATTTATGTCAATACCCATGGACTGCAACACTGGGAGGGTTACTTGTTCCAGATAGTCAAAGGGTGGAGCCCATCTAACATCAGTACCACCCCTGATCTTAATTTCCACTGCCTGATCTGCAAATAGTGATGGAATAATTAATGCCTGAAGGATCAGTGTTACGCTGCCTGCAGTTTTAACATCAATTTCCAGTTTTCCCCCTTTTAATGGTCCGGGAGTGAAAGTTATCTGGGTTGAACCTAATTCCAATCCAGTAACCTCTGCACTGGAGAGCTTAGCCAGGGCCTTGACTGAGTTTAAGTGCTGGGGCATTAACCCTGGTTTGGGACGACTGCTGCGGATATTAGAAATAGTGAATTCTTTCCCAGTTACAGCAGAAAGTGCAGTTGAAACTCTTAAAAGAGCCCCTCCACCTTCTCCAAATGATCCATTGATTTTTATCATTTTACCTCAAATAATCGATGATTATAAACTTTAGAGAATTTCTATTTTCTTTGTTTTTTGTATTTTTGGGTTTTTGGGTTTGGGTTTGGTTTTAGGCTTTTTGTGGTTTGGTGTTTATTTGTCTCTTTTTTATTGTTTTTTATCCTTGTTTTTTTAGTTAATTGATTATAGCGTTCGCTAGGTAGTCTGATTTGTAGGTTAGGGTGTTGAGTTGTAGTAGGTTGTAGCAGAAGCATGAGAAGATGTTTTTGGTGTGTGTTCTGAGTGTGGTGGTGACTAGTTGGTGTCCTGACTTGAATATGTTCTTAATCACTGCGTAAGGGCGTTCTCCTGGTGCTCTTTTGCTGGTGATTCTTTTGTTGCGTTTTTTTTGTTTTGTTGTGATGGATTGTCCGCGTACGTTTCGATCCATGGTGGCGTTATGGCCTTTGCATGGTGCTCCGAAGTATCCACGGTCTCGGTAAACTACTTCTCCCGTTTTACTGAGGTCTATTTGATTGTCATGAATCTCAGCAGTTGTGGTTTCAAGTCTACGTATCAATCCATAATCTATATCAGTTAATGTATGTAGTTTATGGCCGTAATATGATTTTCCATGTTTTTTGGTCCATTCGCCGTCTTTGTTACGTCTGGTTTTAACTGCAGGTCCGCGTGGTTCATTTATTCTTTGGTGGCCAGGATCTGCTGTTATGAAAGTGGCGTCCTGAATAACGCCTTCTTTAACCTTTAATCCCTTGCTATCTATTTGTCTTTGCAGTTCTTCCCATATTCTTTCGTCTTTACCAGTATCTATTAACCGTTCTCTGAAAGCCCAGACCGTGGAACGGTCTGGGATCCTTTCAGGGAATCCTAAAAACTTATGAAACGAAATACGATCATTAGCCTGTCTTTCAAGCTCGGGATCCGATAAACCATACCACGCTTGCAGAACCAACATCTTAACCATAACTATTTCATCATTATTAGGCCTACCACCCTTTTCCGTATGATTATCATACATTTCCCTAACAATAGGCCTGAAAACCTCCCAATCAATAAGTGGATCAATCTCAGCCAACTTATCACCCAATTCATGAACACGCGCATACTGCTTATTCATGAAATAATGCTCAAACGACTTCATAACACTCCTATTAGCCTAATAAGATATAAACCTATCATAAATCATATATAAACATACCAAACAACGAAAAACACAAACCAACAAACATAAAAATTAAAAAATCAAAACGGTTTATAGAAATTCTCTTTAATTCGTTAATTATCTTAATTTGTTAATTGTCATTTTTAAGATGATTATTATTTCTAAAGATGATTATTTCTAGTTTTTATGATTATCATTTCTAAAAAAATGTTACATCTAAAAAAAAAGTAGTGAAGAGTAGTATTATTAGGGTAAATTAAGTCTGGTTGATTAATCATTCCAAGGATTAATCACGCTCAATGAATCAGTTCCATCATCAAATTCCATCAATTCCATAAATAAATACCATCAATCAAGTTCAATTAAATCAGGTTCTATTCACCCATTAATTTACTCATATAACACACTCAAACAGGTTTCTTCATCCATTACCATCTCCCTAACCCGTTTTATTGAGTCCTTAATGGCGTGTACTATCTGGGTATCATCCACGTTTTCTGCATCTGCTGCAGACAGGTCAAAACGGATGGTGGTGGAGACTCCAGGCATTCCCAATGCAGGAATGGTAATGATATGATGTTCTTTTAAAAGTACCATGGCCATTAAAGTGGCTAATTCACGATCTGAAAGGGATTCATCATCTTCATTAGGAATGATTTCTTTTTTCAGGTTCGATGCAGAAATCATGAATCCGGTGGGTGTTTTCTTCACTCCTGTCAACACGTTCCCCACTATGATACTGAGTTTATCTCTTCGATCCATGGAATTTAAAAGTTTCTGGGGATTGAAATCCTCCAGTGCCCTAACTATCCCTGCAACAACTGGTGGCTGGGCTTCCAGCCCAAACTGATGTGCTTTTTCCTTTACCCTATCAATAAGCTCGGTTTTACCCGCCATCAACCCAGCTCGGGGTCCATTCATTAGTTTATCCGTGCTGGTTACAACCAGATCTGCACCCATGTCCATTGCTCGTGGTTGATTGTAAATAACAGTACGTATCCGTGCTCCTGATGCGTCGTCAACCAGTACCGGGACCTGTTTTTTGTGGGAAATCTGGATGATCTTCTCAAAATCATCTAAAGGGATTACCTGGTGATCCATGGTGGATCCGGTTATGACCACCAGAGATGTTTTCTCACTAAGCTGGAAATCCTCAATATTATCAAATTCAGCATAGGATGCACCCTGAAGTTTCGCACTGCGGGGAATGGAGGGGTGTGAAGGTAATTCAGGTAAGTAGTGCAGTACTTCTTCCCCTGGTTTTACCAGGGCCAGGATAGTGGCAAGTAGGGCAGCACTGGTCCGGTTGAATGCAGCTACTTTTTCTCCACCCAGATGCTTTTTTCCCTCTTTCTGCAGACTTAATTCAAAAATAGCAGGACCAGAATAGGTTTCCAGGAAGGGGAGGTCTGATTTTTTTACAGGAAATCCTCCAGCTAGACCGGATAGGTCGTATAAACTGGATCTTCCTTCCTGATTTACTGTAGTGGCAATGAATCTGAAAGCAGATTCTCTTCTTTTTACTTCATCCAATGAAGTACAGATGAGCATTTCAGTCATCCTTGGGATATTTCTTAGGACTTTCTGCTTTCAGGACTATGGCATCATCTGCTGAGTTTTGCAGTGCTGCACTGAATCCAGGTTCTGCTCCGATAACTATGGTTTCTTTCCCATTTTCTTTAGCTTTATTGATGATGGGTAAAAAATCGGCATCACGGGTCATAAGGGCTACTACATCAATATTAGGATTGTAAATCAGTTCCATGGCCTCAACTGCCATGTATACATCGGTGTCTCCTGCCACCACAATTGGTGTGAATCCCTGGTTTACTATGGCTTCGATGAGTTTATCAGAGGCATACTGGTTCAAAAGAACTTTACCCACTCTCATGTTACCATATTCTGCTATTATCTCCCTTACAAGATCTAAATTAAGGCTGAATTCCTTTCTCAACATATTGGGGCCATCTACCAGGAGTCCTATATTTTTGGATCCTCCTGATTCTGACTTTCTAAGTGGGATGTAAGAAGTTAATTTCTCAAAACTTCGCATTTTTATCCTCCAGTAATCATGGCAAAAAAACAGTTTTTAGTGGTTTGGTGAGTAAATCAGGATTATATATTAACCAAATGGAAATCATAAAAACCATGTTGAAATAATTTTTTAAAGTAAAATATCTGAAATTAATTGAAAGCTAATTATACACCAATACCCTAAAATCCTAGTATTAACCTTTTAAAAGGCATTTAGGCTGCTTATTTTTACCATCTTGTTTAAATCATTTATATATTTATAAATTTTTACATATATAAACTTTGCAACATAAATTTCAGGCCTTAAAATCCGTTGCGAAAATTATTTGAAATAACGTTATTTGAAATAATATTTAAAAACAATTATAACCATTTCCCGAGATTGTAAACATTTTCCACTAGATATTTAGAATCAAAAAAGTGGGGAAAAAATGGTTTTTAGGGAATAGTAAGGTTTT is a genomic window of uncultured Methanobacterium sp. containing:
- a CDS encoding PIG-L family deacetylase, translating into MDLKYKVILLLVLIVSLTTMAFSYSQLPFYPPDFPAGPSINSGDRVLIVAPHPDDEAICNGGVIRYAVENHIPVKVVVMTDGNDTKTSPLTRHNETINGTKTLGLSEENVTFLGYKDGSLRNLLNDNWDYSNPFTASDGSKQVTYPYAFQENATYCGANLAGNLETIITDFKPTIIIYPSGDDEQFDHQATSGFLEYVTQETGYNGTKYTYLLHLPPNWPSPRSYYPEYYLVPPKQMVGVENGPEWYVFNLTTLEQRFKEQSFQEYKTQIVPSSYLRSFLRKNELFAKYPTLNVSKSTDNSSLNDFADGSKNLTDLFYDAAGDGKYQGNDKSMDIISVGLKVNDDSVNGNSWVSIKTVGEPSSSAVYDVHMNIFNTGGTERVNISVHNGTAQMQQDVNGNTTRGNVPLIVKNNTIIMGIPSDLFKNNPNLILSVDATKSGAIIDQTPWRVVKIS
- the rtcA gene encoding RNA 3'-terminal phosphate cyclase, with the translated sequence MIKINGSFGEGGGALLRVSTALSAVTGKEFTISNIRSSRPKPGLMPQHLNSVKALAKLSSAEVTGLELGSTQITFTPGPLKGGKLEIDVKTAGSVTLILQALIIPSLFADQAVEIKIRGGTDVRWAPPFDYLEQVTLPVLQSMGIDINLELLQRGYYPRGGGILKARIEPVKKLKPLNLHDLEVDIIRGISHSTLLPSHVAIRQAQSAEKTLKKAGYEVDIQIKSDDDNNALGPGSGLVLWSEVENKNIPCVGGSSLGKPGKKAEKVGTEAADEILSFLSRGAALDRYMGDQIIPYLALVGLSSPAGSSSPTGSSSSTSLSSFPGSSSVRVSELTQHTLTNIYAAEKFTDKKFQVNGSLGEITTITV
- a CDS encoding IS5 family transposase; translation: MKSFEHYFMNKQYARVHELGDKLAEIDPLIDWEVFRPIVREMYDNHTEKGGRPNNDEIVMVKMLVLQAWYGLSDPELERQANDRISFHKFLGFPERIPDRSTVWAFRERLIDTGKDERIWEELQRQIDSKGLKVKEGVIQDATFITADPGHQRINEPRGPAVKTRRNKDGEWTKKHGKSYYGHKLHTLTDIDYGLIRRLETTTAEIHDNQIDLSKTGEVVYRDRGYFGAPCKGHNATMDRNVRGQSITTKQKKRNKRITSKRAPGERPYAVIKNIFKSGHQLVTTTLRTHTKNIFSCFCYNLLQLNTLTYKSDYLANAIIN
- a CDS encoding TIGR03576 family pyridoxal phosphate-dependent enzyme, translated to MLICTSLDEVKRRESAFRFIATTVNQEGRSSLYDLSGLAGGFPVKKSDLPFLETYSGPAIFELSLQKEGKKHLGGEKVAAFNRTSAALLATILALVKPGEEVLHYLPELPSHPSIPRSAKLQGASYAEFDNIEDFQLSEKTSLVVITGSTMDHQVIPLDDFEKIIQISHKKQVPVLVDDASGARIRTVIYNQPRAMDMGADLVVTSTDKLMNGPRAGLMAGKTELIDRVKEKAHQFGLEAQPPVVAGIVRALEDFNPQKLLNSMDRRDKLSIIVGNVLTGVKKTPTGFMISASNLKKEIIPNEDDESLSDRELATLMAMVLLKEHHIITIPALGMPGVSTTIRFDLSAADAENVDDTQIVHAIKDSIKRVREMVMDEETCLSVLYE
- a CDS encoding TIGR00288 family NYN domain-containing protein; its protein translation is MRSFEKLTSYIPLRKSESGGSKNIGLLVDGPNMLRKEFSLNLDLVREIIAEYGNMRVGKVLLNQYASDKLIEAIVNQGFTPIVVAGDTDVYMAVEAMELIYNPNIDVVALMTRDADFLPIINKAKENGKETIVIGAEPGFSAALQNSADDAIVLKAESPKKYPKDD